Proteins found in one Planococcus citri chromosome 2, ihPlaCitr1.1, whole genome shotgun sequence genomic segment:
- the LOC135835892 gene encoding 3-oxoacyl-[acyl-carrier-protein] reductase FabG-like has protein sequence MTFSGKVILITGASLGIGRATAIHLAELGAKLALTGRNVTNLQSVSKECEAVSKSKPLLITGEMANEQDVKNIIDSTIKHYSRLDVLINNAGIWEMGSIENTSLEQYDRIFNVNVRAVYQLTMLAVPHLIESKGNIINISSICGLRSFGGILAYSMSKSAIDQMTGCVALELASKGVRVNSVDPGVIITDIHKRSGMDDEAYDRFLERAKETHALGRPGNAEEVAKAIAFLASEESSYITGVNLPVDGGRHVMCPR, from the coding sequence atgactttttctgGTAAAGTTATTCTCATAACGGGAGCCAGTTTAGGTATAGGAAGAGCTACAGCCATTCATTTGGCAGAATTGGGAGCCAAACTCGCACTAACCGGACGTAATGTAACCAATCTTCAAAGTGTTTCTAAGGAATGCGAGGCTGTAAGTAAATCTAAACCACTGCTCATAACTGGAGAAATGGCGAATGAACAAGATGTTAAAAATATCATCGACAGCACGATAAAACATTACTCTCGTTTGGACGTTCTCATCAATAATGCCGGTATTTGGGAAATGGGAAGTATAGAAAACACTTCTTTGGAACAATACGATCGCATTTTCAACGTAAATGTTCGAGCTGTGTATCAATTAACAATGTTAGCTGTGCCTCATTTGATCGAATCCAAAGGCAACATTATCAATATATCAAGCATATGTGGCTTACGTTCATTCGGTGGTATTTTAGCGTACAGTATGTCAAAATCAGCTATAGATCAAATGACTGGATGTGTTGCTTTGGAGTTGGCCAGCAAAGGAGTTCGAGTGAATAGTGTCGATCCCGGTGTAATAATAACCGATATACATAAAAGAAGTGGGATGGACGATGAAGCTTAcgatagatttttagaaagagctaAAGAAACACACGCGCTGGGTCGTCCTGGTAATGCAGAAGAAGTGGCCAAAGCAATTGCATTTCTTGCTAGTGAAGAGTCGTCTTACATTACCGGTGTTAATCTGCCTGTTGATGGAGGTCGTCATGTCATGTGCCCACGATAA